The following coding sequences are from one Streptomyces venezuelae window:
- a CDS encoding serine/threonine-protein kinase: MTRRECQRPKCTGSYDDFGDGELYCDTCGLAPVVAPDGRVSSPPTGLTAGGKGSRGSGSSSGRSSSSRSSRTSGSSRSQSSRRSVSGRLSRSLSGGSTSRSVSVRSSGSATGSSARGRLGVGLVTVPDVPRPDPRGAVQKNPEVPERKRFCSRSDCGAPVGRARGERPGRTEGFCTKCGHPYSFVPKLHPGDIVHGQYEVVGCLAHGGLGWVYLAIDRAVSDRWVVLKGLLDTGDQDAMAAAISERRFLAEIEHSNIVRIYNFVEHLDQRTGSMDGYIVMEYVGGKSLKEIANGRRTPEGRRDPLPVEQACAYGIEALDALGHLHSRKLLYCDFKVDNAIQTEGQLKLIDMGAVRRMDDDESAIYGTVGYQAPEVADVGPSVASDLYTVARTLAVLTFDFQGYTNVFVDSLPDPDNIEVFRTYESFYRLLVRATDPDPARRFASAQEMAEQLTGVLREVVALQSGLPRPALSTLFGPEVKVPDTELFAELAGEVSRLGARPDPATTAATAAATAGENERALPESPSTAGIVRGLDPVVTALALPVPLVDPNDPNAGFLAGLIAAAPAELITALGTASADSLELQLRGLRARLAMGELAPAAQALAELEQQHPDDWRVVWYRGVAALATGDFENSALSFDAVYDAFPGEPAPKLALGVIAEVLGQLDNAAEYYRLVWTTDPSYVSAAFGLARVQLAAGDRAGSVRTLESVPESSIHYTAARVAAVRARLRQRMTSDTAAPSGGAFLDELTAAAGQIEALAGFGLDAVRRERLSTEVLGTALDWVLSGRHSGHVSAPPGTTGTRAVLLGSDLDERGLRFGLERSYRTLARLAQGGEERIELVERANRFRPRTWV, encoded by the coding sequence ATGACCCGGCGTGAATGCCAGCGGCCCAAGTGCACCGGCAGCTATGACGACTTCGGCGACGGTGAGCTGTACTGCGACACGTGCGGCCTGGCCCCCGTCGTCGCGCCCGACGGCAGGGTCTCGTCGCCGCCGACCGGTCTCACGGCGGGCGGCAAGGGCTCGCGGGGCTCCGGGAGCTCCAGCGGCCGCTCGTCGTCGTCGCGGTCCTCCCGTACGTCCGGGTCGTCGCGCTCGCAGTCCTCGCGCAGGTCGGTGTCCGGGCGGCTGTCGCGGTCCCTGTCCGGCGGTTCGACGTCCCGCTCGGTGTCGGTGCGCAGCTCGGGCTCGGCGACCGGCTCATCGGCGCGCGGGCGGCTCGGCGTCGGCCTGGTCACCGTGCCGGACGTGCCGCGGCCCGACCCCCGCGGGGCCGTGCAGAAGAACCCCGAGGTGCCCGAGCGGAAGCGGTTCTGCTCGCGCTCCGACTGCGGGGCGCCGGTGGGCCGCGCGCGGGGCGAACGGCCCGGCCGCACGGAGGGGTTCTGCACCAAGTGCGGCCACCCCTACTCGTTCGTGCCGAAGCTGCACCCGGGCGACATCGTGCACGGCCAGTACGAGGTCGTGGGCTGTCTGGCGCACGGCGGGCTCGGCTGGGTCTATCTGGCCATCGACCGCGCGGTGTCCGACCGGTGGGTGGTCCTGAAGGGCCTGCTGGACACGGGTGACCAGGACGCGATGGCCGCGGCCATCTCCGAGCGGCGGTTCCTCGCGGAGATCGAGCACTCCAACATCGTCCGCATCTACAACTTCGTCGAGCACCTCGACCAGCGCACCGGCTCCATGGACGGGTACATCGTCATGGAGTACGTCGGCGGCAAGTCCCTGAAGGAGATCGCCAACGGCCGCCGCACGCCGGAGGGCAGACGCGACCCGTTGCCGGTCGAGCAGGCCTGCGCGTACGGCATCGAGGCCCTGGACGCCCTGGGCCACCTGCACAGCCGCAAGCTCCTGTACTGCGACTTCAAGGTCGACAACGCCATCCAGACCGAGGGCCAGCTGAAGCTGATCGACATGGGCGCGGTCCGCAGGATGGACGACGACGAGTCCGCGATCTACGGAACGGTCGGCTACCAGGCCCCGGAGGTCGCCGACGTCGGCCCGTCCGTCGCCTCCGACCTGTACACCGTCGCCCGCACTCTCGCGGTCCTCACCTTCGACTTCCAGGGCTACACGAACGTGTTCGTGGACTCCCTGCCCGACCCCGACAACATCGAGGTCTTCCGGACGTACGAGTCCTTCTACCGCCTCCTGGTCCGCGCCACGGACCCGGACCCGGCCCGCAGGTTCGCCTCCGCGCAGGAGATGGCCGAGCAGCTGACGGGTGTCCTGCGGGAGGTCGTGGCGCTCCAGTCGGGGCTGCCGCGGCCCGCGCTCTCGACCCTGTTCGGGCCCGAGGTGAAGGTGCCGGACACGGAGCTGTTCGCCGAGTTGGCCGGGGAGGTGTCGCGGCTGGGCGCCCGCCCCGACCCGGCCACCACCGCCGCCACCGCCGCTGCCACCGCCGGGGAGAACGAGAGGGCGCTTCCGGAGAGCCCCTCGACCGCGGGGATCGTCCGGGGGCTCGACCCGGTGGTGACCGCCCTCGCGCTGCCCGTGCCCCTGGTGGACCCGAACGACCCGAACGCCGGGTTCCTCGCCGGTCTCATCGCAGCCGCGCCCGCCGAGCTGATCACCGCGCTCGGCACGGCGTCCGCGGACTCCCTGGAGCTGCAACTGCGCGGGCTGCGGGCCCGGCTGGCGATGGGCGAGCTCGCGCCCGCCGCGCAGGCCCTCGCCGAGCTGGAACAACAGCACCCCGACGACTGGCGGGTGGTCTGGTACCGGGGCGTCGCGGCCCTGGCCACCGGCGACTTCGAGAACTCGGCGCTCTCCTTCGACGCGGTCTACGACGCGTTCCCCGGCGAGCCCGCCCCGAAGCTGGCGCTCGGCGTCATCGCGGAGGTCCTCGGCCAGCTGGACAACGCCGCCGAGTACTACCGTCTGGTGTGGACGACCGACCCGAGCTATGTGAGCGCGGCGTTCGGCCTGGCCCGCGTACAGCTCGCGGCCGGCGACAGGGCCGGTTCCGTACGCACCCTGGAGTCGGTGCCGGAGTCCTCCATCCACTACACCGCGGCCCGCGTGGCCGCGGTGCGGGCGCGGCTGCGTCAGCGCATGACGTCGGACACGGCAGCCCCTTCGGGCGGCGCCTTCCTGGACGAGCTGACGGCCGCCGCCGGGCAGATCGAGGCACTTGCCGGGTTCGGGCTCGACGCGGTGCGCAGGGAGCGCCTGTCGACCGAGGTTCTGGGGACGGCGCTCGACTGGGTACTCTCCGGTAGGCACTCTGGTCACGTTTCCGCGCCACCGGGCACCACCGGGACGCGGGCCGTACTGCTCGGCAGCGACCTGGACGAGCGCGGCCTCCGGTT